The sequence AACCACCGGTCGTGGGTCACCGCCACCACCGTCCCCTCGTACGCCTCCAGCCCCTCCTGCAGCGCCTCCGCCGACTCCAGGTCCAGGTTGTCGGTCGGCTCGTCGAGCAGCAGCGCGGTCGTGCCGGACAGCTCCAGCAGCAGGATCTGGAAGCGGGCCTGCTGGCCGCCGGAGAGCCGTTCGAAGCGCTGCTCGGCCTGCTGCTCCAGCTCGTAGCGGCGCAGCGCCGACATGGCCTGCCCCTTGTTCTTGGCGTGCTCGGTCCACAGGATGTCGAGCAGGGTGCGGCCCAGCAGCTCGGGGTGGGCGTGGGTCTGCGCGAAGTGGCCCGGGACGACGCGGGCGCCGAGCTTCCATGCGCCGGTGTGCGGGACGGGGTTCTGCTCGTCCCCGGCCAGCAGCCGCAGGAAGTGGGACTTGCCCGACCCGTTCGAGCCGAGGACCGCGACCCGCTCGCCGTAGAAGACCTCCAGGGAGAAGGGCTTCATGAGGCCGGTCAGCTCCAGCCCCTCGCAGGTGATCGCCCGTACCCCGGTGCGCCCGCCGCGCAGCCGCATGGTGATGTCCTGCTCGCGCGGCGGCTCCGGCGGCGGCCCGGCCTCCTCGAACTTCTTCAGCCGGGTCTGCGCCGCCGCATAGCGCGAGGCCAGCTCGTGGCTGACCGAGGCCGCCTGGCGCAGCGAGACCACCAGCTTCTTGAGCTGCGCATGCTTCTCGTCCCAGCGCCGCCGCAGCTCCTCGAAGCGGGCGAAGCGCTCCTTGCGCGCCTCGTGATACGTGTCGAAGCCGCCGCCGTGCACCCAGACGTCGGAGCCCGCGGGGCCCGGCTCGACGCTGACGATCTTCTCCGCGGCCCGGGCCAGCAGCTCCCGGTCGTGCGAGACGAACAGCACCGTCTTACGGGTCTGCCGGAGCTGTTCCTCCAGCCAGCGCTTGCCGGGCACGTCCAGATAGTTGTCCGGCTCGTCCAGCAGCAGCACCTCGTCCGTGCCGCGCAGCAGCGACTCCAGCACCAGCCGCTTCTGCTCACCCCCGGACAGCGTGCGCACCTGCCGCCACTGCGCCTTCTCGTACGGCATCCCCAGGGCCGCCGTCGTGCAGATGTCCCAGGCCGTCTCGGCCTCGTAGCCGCGCGCCTCGGCCCAGTCGCTGAGCGCCTGGGCATAGGCCATCTGCGCGGCCTCGTCATCGCCCTCGGCGGTCATCATCGCCAGCTCGGCCGCGTCCACCGCGGCCGCCGCCGCCCTGATCCGCGGCTGCGCCACCGAGACCAGCAGGTCACGCACCGTGCGCTCGTCCCGTACCGAGCCCACGAACTGCGGCATCACGCCCAGCCCGCCGCTGACCGTCACCGCCCCGCCGTGCGGCTGGAGCTCCCCCGCGATCAGCCGCAGCAGCGTCGTCTTGCCGGCGCCGTTGGCTCCCACCAGCGCCACCGACGCGCCCTCCCCCACCCGGAAGGACACGTCTCCCAGCAGGACCCTCCCGTCCGGCAGGTAGTACTCCAGATGTCCG is a genomic window of Streptomyces sp. Edi2 containing:
- a CDS encoding ATP-binding cassette domain-containing protein translates to MGHLEAGHLEYYLPDGRVLLGDVSFRVGEGASVALVGANGAGKTTLLRLIAGELQPHGGAVTVSGGLGVMPQFVGSVRDERTVRDLLVSVAQPRIRAAAAAVDAAELAMMTAEGDDEAAQMAYAQALSDWAEARGYEAETAWDICTTAALGMPYEKAQWRQVRTLSGGEQKRLVLESLLRGTDEVLLLDEPDNYLDVPGKRWLEEQLRQTRKTVLFVSHDRELLARAAEKIVSVEPGPAGSDVWVHGGGFDTYHEARKERFARFEELRRRWDEKHAQLKKLVVSLRQAASVSHELASRYAAAQTRLKKFEEAGPPPEPPREQDITMRLRGGRTGVRAITCEGLELTGLMKPFSLEVFYGERVAVLGSNGSGKSHFLRLLAGDEQNPVPHTGAWKLGARVVPGHFAQTHAHPELLGRTLLDILWTEHAKNKGQAMSALRRYELEQQAEQRFERLSGGQQARFQILLLELSGTTALLLDEPTDNLDLESAEALQEGLEAYEGTVVAVTHDRWFARSFDRFLVFGSDGLVRETAEPVWDERRVVRER